Proteins from one Sarcophilus harrisii chromosome 2, mSarHar1.11, whole genome shotgun sequence genomic window:
- the PBK gene encoding lymphokine-activated killer T-cell-originated protein kinase, translated as MEGPNAFKTPSKLSDKKKSLSCLTPSSVAIPASPFMQKLGYGTGVNVYLMKRSPKGLSHSPWAVKKINSKCNDHFQSIYQKRLTDEAKILKNLQHPNIVGYRAYAQAQDGSMCLAMEYGGEKSLNDLIEERNTNCHSPFPAATILKVALHMARGLKYLHQEKKLLHGDIKSSNVVIKGDFEAIKICDVGVSLPLDENMTVSDPEAHYIGTEPWKPKEALEEGGIITDKADIFAFGLTLWEMMTLTIPHINLPEDGDEDKTFDESLFDDEAYYEALGTRPAINMEELDESYQKVIELFSVCTNENPKDRPSAAHIVEALEMNMQ; from the exons tgtCATGCTTGACTCCATCATCTGTAGCTATTCCAGCCTCTCCATTTATGCAAAAGCTTGGCTATGGCACTGGGGTAAATGTTTACCTTATGAAAAG GTCTCCCAAAGGTTTATCTCATTCTCCTTGGGCAGTGAAAAAGATTAATTCTAAATGTAATGATCATTTTCAAAGTATATATCAAAAGAGACTAACTGATGAAGCTAAGATTTTGAAAAACCTTCAGCATCCAAACATTGTAG GTTATCGTGCATATGCTCAAGCCCAAGATGGCAGTATGTGTCTTGCTATGGAGTATGGAGGAGAAAAGTCTCTCAACGActtaatagaagaaagaaataccAATTGCCACTCTCCTTTCCCAGCTGCTACAATTCTGAAAGTTGCATTACACATGGCTAGGGGATTAAAG TATCTACATCAGGAAAAGAAGCTCCTCCATGGAGATATAAAGTCTTCAAATGTTGTAATTAAAGGTGACTTTGAGGCAATTAAAATCTGTGATGTAGGAGTCTCACTACCACTGGATGAAAATATGACTG TGAGTGATCCTGAGGCACATTACATTGGCACAGAACCCTGGAAACCAAAGGAAGCTCTGGAAGAGGGTGGTATTATTACTGATAAAGCTGACATATTTGCCTTTGGGTTAACTCTTTGGGAGATGATGACCCTAACCATTCCACACATTAATCTTCCAGAGGATGGTGATGAAG ACAAAACTTTTGATGAGAGCTTGTttgatgatgaagcatactatgaAGCATTGGGAACAAGACCAGCCATTAATATGGAAGAATTGGATGAATCATATCAAAAAGTGATTGAACTGTTTTCTGTTTGCACTAATGAGAATCCTAAAGATCGTccctcagctgcacacattgttgAAGCTTTGGAAATGAATATGCAATGA